A single Plasmodium sp. gorilla clade G2 genome assembly, chromosome: 7 DNA region contains:
- a CDS encoding phosphopantetheine adenylyltransferase, putative translates to MSKYIWHENGFLIFEDYNFVIYTRRQGNHKYENKKKEYMNHFNNSKEGIYKNFLFIQNYHLSIDRNNESYYIFKEKKFFQKIQKNINSLMLYIHKLKEKKKIRNIYLFIKFISSKCITKMSTYYYIKYIIENIYEYKLDDLVRVVLPIYNIHKLYSYIYYENYCFKNYYKDILSKKEIKELKKDSCSFILLNDKNAHMVLPYMFIYQLDVLKDQKCKNFKRYNLSNNIKYLLNDQYIFNPSNVDIERSNKKRNKDREKKKEKKKKKRKKKKYITNNSTSQIHKIDQVKNYKKNKKFIKHIKIEKYKIKQTIHKNLNKSNIGLFAGTFDKIHLGHILLLFYSIFLTKKIFYIGLYNNKNIYNKKYSDEIDDLKLRIFSITDILFLVKNVYQINFIFQNFEHLNPFIKIKNAHNILYDLITKEKGQFICENKKDKYYQYENENYYDSRINNKNLHKKDRKDTTNGKVTNNNQSNTKKHNHIYKKKYEFISNKEKKQFISLIKNKINMVYPNICVNQNIIKNICKNLYFYINNDNKDKYKNKNNKIIVLKRIHDPISFALDIHDLYCLTISKESEINGYKLVNERRRIFAAQKMQKYNKHISKNKNLIHINTIETSHDNNKNICFNNRYDHNNNKDINISYLYEEKTTLNIFDTINLRNGEKCSSTCVRKENYLLKQANKFYKYLKYFIEACIYFDIDYFIIQMYINLFLQRNGKKPFQKHYIKKVKYYFCKMEINNNNNKNNNNNNNNNNNNNMMKKKNLFIVNDFFRNIFVILSFFVNHFVDKITVHNRKSLFIKMALAISFFFYNNIILLIIKKKEELVNEINNRNKKKIYDNKKKTKNPNNIKNDNYYYDNNQLNFSLAKKISMFDNQEENIFKIYITNIDQHIFVKILNQILVFTILMLSTSILCKMYENFLTTEKKKKNIKKEQKKKKKKKKYIYNSYTLMCTDHICNINKKKLFLSKKYSKKKKNFGEQTNDICDHINSDSFIENNNLSYNFQNNEKILYSSKYIITPYNLCKYKLRCFSKKKLDHSKFDEDYLVSIKTNSDYMCTSTNKRKIKKNIHNENNMYYNNNNSKKHPSSYYYNNFDPNKNYSITPLPHAYINNTYDLPLRERELTFKEQTKKKKKNDIKNFVKAYNKTNDSNVDNRLQIFLMSQINNNNDNNIFFYRKILIYEFLDNYFISFFLFYFLKYKVTKKNYNDIFENKKERDDFIYILLVHFENHIEMIINSYMNNKWSLKRKEENNPFDLYNKYKKKYSVIHRYFTVKLCPLNNYNIDFEKKYEFNNIKQNKFQHTPFYINLEHSNNLNVMSFYKFIFQSILKYENYYYPYFSFLSALQLNIY, encoded by the coding sequence atgagcAAATATATATGGCATGAAAATggctttttaatttttgaagATTATAATTTCGTTATATATACGAGAAGGCAAGGAAACCACAAATATGagaataagaaaaaagaatacatgaaccattttaataatagtaaagaaggtatatataaaaattttttgtttattcaaAATTATCATCTTAGTATAGATCGAAATAAtgaatcatattatatatttaaagaaaagaaatttttccaaaagatacaaaaaaatatcaattcgttaatgttatatatacataaattaaaagaaaaaaagaaaattaggaatatttatttatttattaaatttattagtTCAAAATGTATAACTAAAATGTCtacttattattatataaagtatattattgaaaatatttatgaatataaattagaTGATTTAGTTCGTGTTGTATtacctatatataatatacataaattatattcatatatttattatgaaaattattgttttaaaaattattacaaagatatattatccaaaaaggaaattaaagaattaaaaaaagattcATGTTCTTTTATCCTTCTTAACGATAAAAATGCACACATGGTTTTACCTTACATGTTCATTTATCAATTGGATGTGTTAAAAGatcaaaaatgtaaaaattttaaaagatacaatctatcaaataatattaaatactTACTAAATgatcaatatatttttaatccATCAAATGTTGATATAGAACGttcaaacaaaaaaagaaataaagacagagagaaaaaaaaagaaaaaaaaaaaaaaaaaagaaaaaaaaaaaaatatattacgaATAATTCAACTAGCCAAATACACAAAATCGATCAGgtaaaaaattacaaaaaaaataaaaaatttattaaacatataaaaatagagaaatacaaaataaaacaaacaatacacaaaaatttaaataaaagtaaCATAGGTCTATTTGCAGGAACATTTGATAAAATCCATCTTGGTCATATtctcttattattttattctatatttttaacgaaaaaaattttttatattggattatataataataaaaatatatataataagaaatattcaGATGAAATTGATGATCTGAAATTACGAATTTTTAGTATAAcagatattttatttttagtcAAAAATGTTTatcaaattaattttatttttcaaaacTTTGAACATTTAAATcctttcataaaaataaaaaatgcaCACAATATTTTGTATGATTTAATAACAAAGGAAAAGGGTCAATTCATTtgtgaaaataaaaaggacaaatattatcaatatgaaaatgagaattattatgataGTAGGATCAATAATAAgaatttacataaaaaagataGAAAAGATACTACAAATGGTAAGGTGACAAATAATAATCAGAGTAACACAAAAAAgcataatcatatatataaaaagaaatatgagTTTATAAgcaataaagaaaaaaaacaatttatttctttaataaaaaataaaattaatatggtATATCcaaatatatgtgtaaatcaaaatattataaaaaatatttgtaagaatttatatttttatattaataatgacaataaagataaatataaaaataaaaataacaaaataattgTCCTAAAAAGAATTCATGACCCCATATCCTTTGCTCTAGATATACatgatttatattgtttaacTATATCTAAGGAATCAGAAATTAATGGGTATAAGCTTGTAAATGAAAGAAGACGTATTTTCGCTGCACAGAAAAtgcaaaaatataataaacacattagtaaaaataaaaatcttattcatataaatacaatagAAACATctcatgataataataaaaatatatgtttcaaTAATAGGtatgatcataataataataaagatataaatatatcatatttatatgaagaaaaaaccACTTTAAACATTTTTGATACAATTAATTTACGAAATGGAGAAAAATGTAGCTCAACATGTGttagaaaagaaaattatttattaaaacaagcaaacaaattttataaatatttaaaatattttattgaagcatgtatatattttgatattgattattttattattcaaatgtatataaactTATTTCTTCAAAGGAATGGGAAAAAGCCTTTTCaaaaacattatataaaaaaagtcaaatattatttttgtaaaatggaaattaataataataataataaaaataataacaacaacaacaataataataataataataatatgatgaaaaagaaaaatctttttattgttaatgatttttttagaaatatatttgttatattatccttttttGTCAATCATTTTGTTGATAAAATTACAGTGCATAATCGAAAATCtctatttattaaaatggcTTTGGctatttcctttttcttttataataatattattttgttaataataaaaaagaaagaggAACTAGtaaatgaaattaataacaggaataaaaaaaaaatatatgataacaaaaaaaaaacaaagaatcctaataatattaagaatgataattattattatgataataaccAACTAAATTTTAGTCTTGCTAAAAAAATTAGTATGTTTGATAATCAGGAAGagaatattttcaaaatatatattacaaatatagatcaacatatatttgtaaaaatattaaatcagATACTAGTTTTTACCATCTTGATGTTATCAACATCTATTTTGTGTAAAATGTATGAAAATTTTCTAacaacagaaaaaaaaaagaaaaatataaaaaaagaacaaaaaaaaaaaaaaaaaaaaaaaaaatatatatataactccTATACCTTAATGTGTACAGATCATATATGTAAcattaataagaaaaaattattcttgtcaaaaaaatattctaaaaaaaaaaaaaatttcggAGAACAAACCAATGACATATGTGATCATATAAATAGTGATTCTtttattgaaaataataatttgtcaTATAACTTTCAGAATaacgaaaaaatattatatagcaGTAAGTATATAATTACTCCTTATAATttgtgtaaatataaattaagatGTTTTTCAAAGAAAAAATTGGACCACTCCAAATTCGATGAGGATTATTTGGTAAGCATAAAAACTAATAGTGATTATATGTGCACATCTAccaataaaagaaaaatcaaaaaaaatattcataatgaaaataatatgtattataataataataatagtaaaaagCATCcttcttcttattattataataattttgatcCTAATAAAAACTATAGTATAACCCCCTTACCGcatgcatatataaataatacttaTGATTTACCCTTAAGAGAAAGAGAACTTACCTTTAaagaacaaacaaaaaaaaaaaaaaaaaatgatataaaaaattttgtgaaggcatataataaaacaaatgattCCAATGTTGATAACAGATTACAAATTTTCCTTATgtcacaaataaataataataatgataataatatatttttttatagaaaaatattaatatatgaatttctagataattattttatttcgttttttttattttattttttaaaatataaggtaacaaaaaaaaattataatgatatatttgaaaataaaaaagagagagatgattttatatacatattattagtaCATTTTGAAAATCATATCGAAATGATTATAAATagttatatgaataataaatggTCATTAAAacgaaaagaagaaaataatccTTTCGatctttataataaatataaaaaaaaatattccgTTATTCATAGATATTTCACTGTAAAATTATGCCCActcaataattataatattgattttgaaaaaaaatatgaatttaataatataaaacaaaataagtTTCAACATACACCTTTCTATATAAACTTAGAACATTCcaataatttaaatgttatgtcattttataaatttatatttcaaagtatattaaaatatgaaaattattattatccatatttttcattcCTTAGTGCTTtacaattaaatatatactaa